The sequence CCTCACTGGCTTCGACCCGGGTACCAATATTGGCATGAATATTCCGGACTTCACCTATCAGTTCGTGCCAGGTGGCGATTTGGAGATTACCTACGTTGCCAAAGGTGGAGGATCGGAGTGCTTCGGTGGAACAAGACATCGAGTTGTTGCTTTTGCGGATGGAACTGCTGGCATCAAGAAATTTGTCGTCGACAGCTTTATCGATTCCACAAGAACCGGAGCAATTTGCCCACCTTCCATTTTAGGAGTTGGCATCGGCGGAACAGCTAATGTAGCAGCTAACCTTGCCAAGCAAGCAGCATGTCTTAGGACTATTGGTTCAAAGCATCCCGAGCCAATGATTACTAAGCTAGAGGAGGAACTGTACGAAGCGCTTAATAGTCTAGGGGTTGGTATAATGGGGGCCGGTGGCAATACGTCTGTCTTTGCTGTTAACATTGAATATGCCTATACACACATCGCTGGAATTGTATGTGCAACAAGCAGTAACTGTATGGTGGCACGGAGAGCGTCGAGTCGCATACTTGCCGACTCCACTGTGCAGATGATGGAGAGCCCCAATTGGTTTGAAGGGAGGTAAGGTTATGGCAGTGTATTATCTAAAATCACCCTTATCCGACAAGGATGTTGAGCAGCTCAGAATAGGTGATACAGTATATTTGAGCGGGCCTGCATTTACATGTAGATCGAGGCTACACAGATACATTTTCGATGAGGGCCATACCCTTCCTTTTTTGACTGATAATAGAAACGTATTGATACACACCGGGCCGATTGTTATTCGAGAAAACGATGCATGGAAGTTGATTTCTTTCATGCCAACATCGAGCATCCGATTTGAAAAATGGGGTCCGCGTTCGGTCGAGGAGTGGGGGCTCAAACTAATCTGCGGCAAAACAACCATGGGTCCTGACACTGCTAAAATGATGAAGAAAAAGAAGTGTGTCCATGTTTCACCGCAATGTGTCAGCCCTAATCTATGGATCGATTCTATCACTATTGAAGATGTGTATCTTTTTGACGAGCTTGGTACAATTGAAGCATCATGGCAACTGCAGCTAAACGAGCTGGGGCCCTTTGTAGTAGATATAGATTGTGACGGCAACAACCTATTCGAACAAAACAGCGCCATTGTCGATGCCAACAAGGAAAAGGTATTTAAGATGCTCAAGATACCACAGGACTTTCAGTATACAAAGCTTTATTAATTCTTTTTCCTAACAATTGTGTTAGCGCTTCTGTCTACTTTAGTTTAGTATACTTGTGTTCGCGTGGAATATCGAAGATAAGGCCTGGCACCTAAAAGTAGTGCCAGGCTTTTGCTCCTTGTTGCGAAACACTGTCTGTTTTCTTTATTACAGGCTATCACCGAAATCCTGCCGGAACTTGGCCGCCAGTTTCTCCTGCCAATCGGAAACGGGCT is a genomic window of Bacillota bacterium containing:
- a CDS encoding fumarate hydratase; protein product: MIKRNLYEQVIYETIRKGSTVVSHDVRAAFLRAIEMETSPVAKMGLQKTLESIELSSSRGNPACPDTGWPIFYFKVGNECVLEGGVASLEDATRQAVICATQKGYLRSTMKHPLTGFDPGTNIGMNIPDFTYQFVPGGDLEITYVAKGGGSECFGGTRHRVVAFADGTAGIKKFVVDSFIDSTRTGAICPPSILGVGIGGTANVAANLAKQAACLRTIGSKHPEPMITKLEEELYEALNSLGVGIMGAGGNTSVFAVNIEYAYTHIAGIVCATSSNCMVARRASSRILADSTVQMMESPNWFEGR